The proteins below are encoded in one region of Tsuneonella sp. CC-YZS046:
- a CDS encoding diguanylate cyclase domain-containing protein, translating to MSGKMVSPSLHSILSRGYRSLILLALILASGTIIASSAVAMIHHMERSLHLTARTVAYTVEPAIVFGDVAAVREGMGSVATGDMVDRLVIVGADGKEMARSTRSFEGLIPPAILQFGNDVLFSTPAKIEIARNGKVIAKVLVFGSSSAMIRFLFSGIVIVVCCVGIAMLATSILARRLHSGVIDPLNHAVEVARSVRVERAFSRRVPAPGLREVDNFVEDFNSLLSELQSWYEGLTQENRQLERRATHDPLTGVGNRALFEQRLEQAIGNAREQESGFALLYLDGDGFKRINDTYGHDAGDAVLRAVSERLSSCIRNADHVYRLGGDEFAVILTSPVGPDEVASVVERIGQTMRFPITIPSHGFVHMSLSVGCALYPAHGRSAAELCKMADEAMYRDKLRRRNNDLASSL from the coding sequence ATGTCAGGCAAGATGGTTTCTCCCAGCCTCCATTCCATCCTTTCCCGAGGATACAGGTCGCTGATCCTCCTCGCGCTCATCCTGGCCAGCGGAACGATCATTGCATCCAGCGCGGTCGCGATGATCCATCATATGGAGCGAAGCCTGCATCTTACCGCGCGGACCGTGGCCTACACGGTGGAGCCGGCCATCGTCTTCGGCGATGTGGCCGCCGTCCGCGAAGGCATGGGCTCGGTCGCGACCGGGGACATGGTGGACCGGCTGGTGATCGTCGGTGCGGATGGCAAGGAAATGGCGCGATCCACGCGGAGTTTCGAGGGCCTCATCCCCCCGGCGATTCTGCAATTCGGCAACGATGTGCTGTTTTCCACTCCCGCGAAGATAGAGATAGCCAGAAACGGGAAAGTGATCGCCAAGGTCCTCGTCTTCGGCAGCTCATCGGCGATGATCCGGTTCCTCTTCTCCGGGATTGTCATTGTCGTCTGCTGCGTCGGGATTGCGATGCTCGCCACCAGCATTCTCGCGCGCAGGCTGCACTCCGGTGTGATCGATCCGCTCAATCATGCGGTGGAGGTGGCCCGCTCGGTTCGGGTCGAGCGCGCTTTCAGCCGGCGCGTCCCCGCGCCCGGGCTCAGGGAAGTCGACAACTTCGTCGAGGACTTCAACTCGCTGCTGTCGGAACTCCAGAGTTGGTATGAGGGACTGACGCAGGAGAACCGGCAACTGGAGCGTCGGGCGACACATGACCCGCTGACCGGAGTTGGAAACCGGGCGTTGTTCGAACAACGGCTGGAGCAGGCCATCGGGAACGCCCGGGAGCAGGAGAGCGGCTTTGCGCTGCTTTACCTCGATGGGGACGGCTTCAAGCGCATCAACGACACTTATGGCCACGATGCCGGGGATGCGGTGCTGCGGGCGGTTTCGGAGAGGTTGTCCTCCTGTATCCGCAATGCCGACCACGTCTACCGTTTGGGCGGAGACGAATTTGCGGTCATCCTGACATCGCCCGTCGGCCCGGACGAGGTCGCGTCGGTGGTCGAGCGGATTGGCCAGACGATGCGGTTTCCCATAACGATACCCTCGCACGGATTTGTCCATATGAGCCTTAGTGTCGGGTGCGCGCTCTATCCGGCCCATGGCCGGAGCGCGGCGGAACTTTGCAAGATGGCCGATGAGGCCATGTATCGAGACAAGCTTCGGAGGAGGAACAATGACCTGGCTTCGTCCTTGTAA
- a CDS encoding glucose 1-dehydrogenase, whose protein sequence is MEGLKGKSIVVTGGGSGIGRATAVMLGKAGCNVTIADLHPDAGEAVVREVQAAGGDAQFIRTDANLEDDARNMVKAAVARYGWLDGACNAAGVQSCSKLVHEMSAEEWDRCHNLNMRGLFFCNKHEIAAMLENGGGSIVNIASSGALAAFPNGSEYCASKAGVLGFVRAAALDYATKGIRINAVLPGGTLTPMLAEAMETDPGLEPAIAAVHPMNRFGQPSEIASGICWLLSDGASFVTGVSLPVDGGHTAV, encoded by the coding sequence ATGGAAGGTCTGAAAGGCAAATCGATCGTCGTAACCGGCGGCGGCAGCGGGATCGGTCGAGCGACCGCTGTGATGCTGGGAAAAGCCGGGTGCAATGTGACGATTGCGGATCTGCATCCCGATGCAGGCGAAGCCGTCGTCAGGGAAGTTCAGGCCGCGGGCGGAGACGCGCAATTCATCCGAACCGACGCCAACCTCGAGGACGATGCGCGGAACATGGTGAAGGCCGCGGTCGCTCGATATGGCTGGCTGGACGGCGCGTGCAACGCAGCCGGTGTCCAATCCTGCAGCAAGCTGGTTCATGAAATGTCGGCAGAGGAGTGGGACCGCTGCCATAACCTCAACATGCGCGGGCTGTTCTTCTGCAACAAGCACGAGATCGCGGCCATGCTGGAGAATGGCGGTGGATCGATCGTGAACATCGCCTCCAGCGGCGCCCTGGCGGCGTTTCCGAACGGCAGCGAATATTGCGCCAGCAAGGCGGGCGTATTGGGTTTCGTGAGAGCGGCGGCGCTGGATTATGCCACCAAGGGCATACGCATAAACGCGGTGCTTCCGGGCGGCACGCTCACCCCCATGCTTGCCGAAGCCATGGAAACCGATCCCGGGCTGGAACCCGCCATCGCGGCGGTTCATCCGATGAACAGGTTCGGGCAACCGTCCGAGATCGCATCCGGCATTTGCTGGCTGCTTTCGGACGGGGCCAGCTTCGTTACCGGCGTCAGCTTGCCGGTCGATGGAGGGCATACAGCAGTGTAG
- a CDS encoding flavin reductase family protein, translating to MDEQDRKTALRMIPYGIYVMTAVGEDNAIAGATVNWVTQTSFSPPLLALGVKADSGVYAAAKASGHFVLNILGKNQQGTAFAFFKPAVVEDGKLSGEEIGWASNGAPILKSAPAAVECRVVDVVEIGDHHTVVAEVTAAHVHSHPEGRPDDAVLAMKDLGEKVFYGG from the coding sequence ATGGATGAACAGGACCGCAAAACCGCGCTGCGCATGATCCCTTACGGGATCTATGTCATGACCGCCGTGGGCGAAGACAATGCGATCGCCGGGGCCACCGTGAACTGGGTTACCCAGACCAGCTTCTCGCCGCCCTTGCTGGCATTGGGCGTGAAGGCCGATTCCGGCGTCTATGCCGCGGCCAAGGCGAGCGGGCATTTCGTCCTGAACATCCTCGGCAAGAACCAGCAGGGCACCGCCTTCGCTTTCTTCAAGCCCGCGGTGGTGGAAGACGGCAAGCTCTCGGGCGAGGAGATCGGCTGGGCGAGCAACGGCGCTCCGATCCTGAAGAGCGCCCCGGCCGCAGTCGAATGCCGGGTGGTGGATGTGGTCGAGATCGGGGACCATCATACCGTTGTCGCCGAAGTCACCGCCGCGCATGTCCATAGCCATCCGGAAGGCCGGCCCGACGATGCGGTTCTGGCGATGAAGGATCTGGGAGAGAAGGTCTTCTATGGCGGCTGA
- a CDS encoding DUF421 domain-containing protein yields MDIVIRATILFAITFVLLRLLGKRELGQMAPFEVVMLVVIGDLIQQGVTHNDFSITGATLAIFTFAFWTVLLGWLAYAFPALRKLLEDEPRVIIRNGQLLKANLRRDRMTIEEVESEMRLAGIATVGEVDWAILEPNGKISFIGKQEFARSDQKDQPEPK; encoded by the coding sequence ATGGATATCGTAATCCGCGCGACGATCCTGTTCGCCATCACATTCGTGCTTCTGCGCCTGCTCGGCAAACGCGAACTGGGACAGATGGCTCCGTTTGAAGTCGTGATGCTCGTCGTTATCGGCGATCTGATCCAGCAGGGCGTCACCCATAACGACTTCAGCATCACGGGGGCTACGCTGGCGATATTCACCTTCGCTTTCTGGACCGTGCTGCTCGGCTGGCTGGCCTATGCCTTTCCCGCGCTGCGCAAGCTGCTGGAGGACGAGCCACGCGTCATCATCCGGAACGGCCAGCTTTTGAAGGCGAACCTCCGGCGGGATCGCATGACCATCGAAGAGGTCGAATCCGAAATGCGGCTGGCCGGGATCGCGACGGTAGGCGAGGTCGACTGGGCGATCCTCGAGCCGAATGGCAAGATCAGCTTCATCGGCAAGCAGGAGTTCGCGCGAAGCGATCAAAAGGATCAGCCGGAGCCTAAATAG
- a CDS encoding DUF333 domain-containing protein, whose translation MKYLAACALLALAGCAATPAENSPVGMANPASVFCQEQGGTLEIREGPDGQSGYCHLPDGRVIEEWELYRAHHKSDGG comes from the coding sequence ATGAAGTATCTGGCCGCCTGCGCCCTTCTTGCCTTGGCAGGCTGCGCGGCAACCCCTGCGGAAAACAGCCCCGTCGGCATGGCCAATCCCGCCTCCGTGTTCTGCCAGGAACAGGGCGGAACACTCGAGATCCGCGAAGGGCCGGATGGTCAGAGCGGCTATTGCCACCTGCCCGATGGTCGCGTCATCGAGGAATGGGAGCTCTATCGCGCCCATCATAAAAGCGATGGCGGCTGA
- a CDS encoding YfiR family protein encodes MKRWFLLLAAPLLICATNGITPVAVPVGSDAARATAHLVKSVLEYTRWPKRREVINLCVVGEARFGEGFPHASLDNGVPIRRRSFTQFDSAAASACDALYLGKIELGRARQWNALVRGTPVVTIAEHDPQCISEAMICLIYGRNSLSFELNVDAVARSKVRIDPRIFRMARGL; translated from the coding sequence ATGAAGCGATGGTTTCTGCTGCTGGCTGCGCCGCTGCTGATCTGCGCGACCAACGGCATCACGCCGGTCGCGGTTCCGGTCGGTTCGGATGCTGCCCGGGCGACGGCGCATCTGGTGAAGTCCGTTCTGGAATATACCCGCTGGCCCAAGCGCCGCGAGGTCATAAACCTGTGCGTGGTGGGTGAAGCGCGCTTCGGTGAAGGCTTCCCCCATGCTTCGCTGGACAATGGCGTTCCGATCAGGCGGCGCAGTTTCACGCAGTTCGATTCCGCCGCGGCATCGGCCTGCGACGCCCTCTATCTGGGAAAGATCGAGCTGGGCAGGGCCAGGCAGTGGAACGCGCTGGTGCGCGGAACGCCGGTCGTGACCATTGCCGAGCACGATCCGCAATGCATCAGCGAAGCCATGATCTGCCTGATCTATGGCAGGAACAGCCTGTCCTTCGAGCTTAATGTGGATGCTGTCGCCCGGTCGAAAGTCAGGATTGACCCCCGGATATTCCGAATGGCGAGGGGGCTTTAA
- a CDS encoding BON domain-containing protein, whose amino-acid sequence MNNRDRSRRSQFGESEFSQDYPQPQQWQSDVDQFGESYSDPQRNENYERSRAYPSAPQNRGYENYYQRGAGRAAPLRHSHNAYGADAGANFASFTSDDYGGRDFVQPSGGRYAPVSPYSYRQGDEERGFLERAGDHIAKWFGDEEAARRIEEDHRGHGPSGYSRSDSRILEDVCDRLTDDWQVDARNITVSVDEGEVSLDGSVGSRLAKRRAEDCAEAVSGVKHVQNNLRVQLSTPQ is encoded by the coding sequence ATGAACAACCGTGACCGGAGCCGCCGCAGTCAATTCGGGGAATCCGAGTTTTCGCAAGATTACCCTCAGCCCCAGCAATGGCAGAGCGACGTGGATCAATTCGGGGAATCCTATTCTGACCCGCAGCGAAATGAAAATTACGAGAGAAGCAGGGCTTATCCCTCTGCCCCCCAAAATCGCGGCTATGAAAACTATTACCAGCGTGGGGCAGGTCGAGCGGCCCCTCTGCGGCATTCGCACAATGCCTATGGCGCAGACGCGGGAGCGAACTTCGCAAGTTTCACCAGCGACGATTATGGCGGGCGGGATTTCGTCCAGCCGTCAGGTGGCCGCTATGCCCCGGTTTCTCCCTACAGCTATCGTCAGGGCGATGAGGAGCGCGGCTTCCTGGAAAGGGCCGGCGATCATATAGCGAAGTGGTTCGGGGACGAGGAAGCGGCCCGTCGGATCGAGGAGGACCATAGAGGCCATGGGCCGTCCGGATATTCCCGTTCCGACTCCCGCATCCTGGAAGATGTCTGCGACCGGCTGACGGATGACTGGCAGGTCGATGCCCGCAATATCACCGTAAGCGTGGATGAAGGCGAGGTGAGCCTGGATGGATCGGTCGGAAGCCGTCTCGCCAAGCGCCGCGCGGAAGATTGCGCCGAAGCCGTTTCAGGCGTCAAGCACGTCCAGAACAATCTCCGCGTTCAGCTATCGACTCCGCAATGA
- a CDS encoding DUF1153 domain-containing protein: MQHADFKSSNFSEPLGVLPRSYRVHWTPSRKAQVVRAVQTGLLSFEDARKRYMLSRSEFQSWQRSLTENGLDGLRIQ, translated from the coding sequence ATGCAGCATGCAGATTTCAAGAGCAGCAATTTTTCCGAGCCGCTGGGCGTGCTCCCGCGATCCTACAGAGTCCACTGGACGCCTTCCCGCAAGGCCCAGGTCGTAAGGGCCGTGCAGACAGGGCTGCTCAGCTTTGAAGACGCTCGCAAGCGGTACATGCTGAGCCGCTCAGAGTTTCAGAGCTGGCAGCGGTCCCTGACCGAGAACGGTCTGGACGGACTGCGGATTCAATAA
- a CDS encoding SDR family oxidoreductase codes for MVETAPMIHEDGLPGHESRLEPKPEWQPRYRSSDRLKGKVAIVTGADSGIGRAVAALYAREGADVAIVYLLEDDDAADSRKIVEAEGRRAITIKADVGSRKMCDRIVQQTIEAFGHIDILVNNAGEQHPDKDITDITEEQLERTFQTNIFGMFYLTQAVRPHLGPGAAIINCTSVTMYQGSKELLDYSSTKGAITAFTRSLSENLIGDGIRVNAVAPGPIWTPLNPCGGASEEKMEHFGESTPMGRPGQPNEVAPSFLFLACEDSSYMSGQVLHPNGGIIVGS; via the coding sequence ATGGTTGAAACAGCGCCGATGATCCATGAAGACGGCTTGCCCGGGCACGAAAGCAGGCTGGAGCCGAAGCCCGAATGGCAGCCGCGCTATCGCAGCTCCGACCGGCTCAAGGGCAAGGTGGCGATCGTAACCGGCGCCGACAGCGGCATCGGCCGCGCGGTGGCGGCCCTCTATGCGCGGGAGGGCGCCGATGTCGCCATTGTCTATCTGCTCGAGGATGACGATGCCGCCGATAGCAGGAAGATCGTCGAGGCCGAAGGACGCAGGGCCATAACCATCAAGGCCGACGTAGGTTCGAGGAAGATGTGCGACCGCATCGTGCAGCAAACGATCGAGGCCTTCGGACACATCGACATTCTCGTCAACAATGCCGGCGAGCAGCATCCCGACAAGGACATCACCGACATCACCGAGGAGCAATTGGAACGGACCTTCCAGACCAACATCTTCGGCATGTTCTATCTGACGCAGGCGGTCCGGCCCCATCTCGGACCAGGCGCGGCGATCATAAATTGCACCTCGGTCACGATGTATCAGGGCTCGAAGGAACTGCTGGATTATTCCAGCACCAAGGGCGCCATCACGGCCTTCACCCGCTCGTTGAGCGAGAACCTGATCGGCGATGGCATCCGGGTGAATGCCGTCGCCCCCGGGCCGATATGGACGCCGCTCAATCCCTGCGGCGGGGCGAGCGAGGAGAAGATGGAGCATTTTGGCGAGAGCACGCCCATGGGCCGCCCCGGCCAGCCGAACGAAGTGGCTCCCAGCTTCCTTTTCCTCGCCTGCGAGGATTCAAGCTACATGAGCGGGCAGGTGCTTCATCCCAATGGTGGGATCATTGTCGGCAGTTAA
- a CDS encoding OmpA family protein yields the protein MRLAVFFLAIPLLASCQTVPPAPTGFSKEQVAVLESYDFVETDGQWELGLEGKLLFPFDQSSLAPEQLERLKTMAARLLEVGIAGCRIDGHTDAMGSEQYNRELSLRRAEVVRSALIAGGMEESSVQVRGMGASRPIENNSTAQGRRENRRVTIIVSPGESYSF from the coding sequence GTGCGATTGGCCGTTTTCTTCCTTGCCATCCCCCTGCTTGCATCATGCCAGACCGTGCCGCCAGCGCCCACGGGGTTCTCCAAGGAGCAAGTCGCGGTTCTGGAATCGTATGATTTCGTGGAGACCGACGGGCAGTGGGAACTGGGCCTGGAAGGGAAGCTGCTGTTCCCGTTCGATCAGAGCAGCCTCGCCCCCGAACAGCTCGAACGGCTGAAAACCATGGCGGCACGTTTGCTGGAAGTGGGGATCGCGGGATGCCGGATCGATGGCCATACCGATGCGATGGGAAGCGAACAGTATAATCGCGAGCTTTCGCTCCGCCGCGCCGAAGTGGTCAGGAGCGCGCTCATAGCGGGCGGAATGGAGGAAAGCAGCGTCCAGGTGCGCGGCATGGGGGCCTCTCGCCCCATCGAGAACAACAGCACGGCGCAGGGGCGGCGCGAGAACCGTCGCGTCACAATCATAGTCAGCCCCGGCGAGAGCTATAGCTTCTAG
- a CDS encoding CinA family protein, with amino-acid sequence MGHVQTQGEAGALENLARQVLELADDAGMVIATAESCTGGQIASVLTEVEGLSNRVHCSFVTYSDAAKNELLGIPLSLIEAEGAVSKDVVLAMAGGALARSSADVAVAVSGYTGSAGKHENGLVHFAVCKRDGYRIHRECHFGPVEREEGKAIATRFALDLLRGALAR; translated from the coding sequence ATGGGACATGTGCAAACGCAGGGCGAAGCCGGAGCGCTGGAAAATCTGGCCCGGCAGGTGCTGGAGCTTGCGGACGATGCTGGAATGGTGATCGCTACCGCGGAAAGCTGCACCGGCGGCCAGATCGCTTCGGTCCTGACCGAGGTGGAAGGCTTGAGCAATCGCGTGCATTGCAGCTTCGTGACCTATTCCGACGCGGCAAAGAACGAATTGCTCGGCATCCCTCTTTCCCTGATCGAAGCGGAAGGGGCGGTCAGCAAGGACGTCGTTCTCGCCATGGCCGGAGGGGCGCTTGCCAGATCCTCTGCCGATGTGGCCGTGGCCGTCAGCGGCTATACCGGCTCGGCCGGAAAGCACGAGAACGGGTTGGTCCATTTCGCGGTTTGCAAGCGCGATGGCTACCGGATTCATCGGGAATGTCATTTCGGCCCGGTCGAGCGGGAAGAAGGAAAGGCGATCGCCACCCGATTTGCGCTGGACCTGCTGAGGGGCGCACTGGCCCGGTAA